DNA from Victivallaceae bacterium:
ATCGTCGGACGCCGCATAATCCTTCAACTCCGATAAGAATTCGACTATACTTTGATATCTCTTTGTCGGATCGTGCTGCAGAGCTTTTGCAAGAATAGTGCGCAATCCCTTAGGAACTAAATTAAGACAAATTTGGCCCTGGGAAAATCCACCTAAGACCATCTCGTAAATAATAACCCCTAAAGAATAAATATCGGTGGTACATCCGACAAGCTTATTGTCTTTTTGTTCAGGACTCATATAAGAAAGAGAGCCGATAACATAGGGTTTCTGATAAAAATTTGTTTCATATGACAGTGAAGCTATCCCAAAATCAATAATCTTCACTTCACCTCGGGAAGAAAATAAAATATTCTCGGGTTTTAAATCTTTATGCAAAATACCTTGGCTATGCAAATAACTCAGCGCACAACAAAGTTTTTCGACAATGGTAACGATTTCTTTTAAAGACAGGGTTTTCCTAAGAAGAAGTTCTCTTAAATTTTTACCTCCCGCAAATTCCATAGCAATATAGGCACCTTGATCCCAATAACCGTAATCATGAAATTTGACGACGTTAGGATGCGAAACCATCCCAATGATACGGGCTTCTTTAAGAACGCGATCCTTAAGCATCGAATTATCGGAGAAAGACACGGCTTTAAGAACCAAAGGCCCGGTAATTTCGGAATGAGAAGCCAAAAAAACGGAACTTTTAACACCTTGATGTAAGAGACATGTAATTTCGTATTCTCCTATTTTCCTAGGAAAACCGAGACTAAAGGCATCTCTATCCATAATCTATTTCCACAATTCCAAAACTCTGACACCTAAAACATCGCCTAAAGAAATAACCTCCCCTCTTCCTACTTTAAGTCCGTTGACAACCAAATTCACGCCTTGCTCGGGATGAACTCCCAAATCTAAAATACTTCCGGGAGTTAATTTAAGAAATTCTTCTACCGTGGTGTTATATTTGGCTACTTCTATTATCAAATTCAAAGGGATCTTGCCTAAAGCCTCCTGAGCACTTTTTGAAGAAGAATCGGACTCATTCTTAACCTCTATATCCTCTTCATTGATTTGATCTAATTCCGAATCTTCCATATTAAACCCCATTGTTGGGTAATTAGTGATTTTAAATCGACCGCCGTCTTCCTTAAGAAATTTTCCTCCGAATAACGCTTTCCCTCCAAAACAAAGAAAAGCTCCTCCCTCACCTGTCTCGGAATCATAGAGACAACTATCCAATAAGATAAAGGTGCCTTTGGTAACTTTTTGCCAATCATTCATAAGTAAAACGGTATGTCCGATTTCAAGACTACAAACTAAAGGTAAAGTTTTTTCTACTCTACTTATATCGAAAGTCGCATTTAACCCGGCAAAAAACACGTTCCAACTATGAAAGGTACTTTCCGGAATCAAAAAACGCAATTTGAAATTGGCATTCGACAAATGACAAGTTGCGTCTAAAACAAATCGCTTTTCTTGAATGAGAGGTACATCGAATCTGACCTCGTCGGCCAACTTTACGGTAAGAGAAGGATACCATCCGGAAGATTGAACGGCATGGCATAGCTCGGTCATAAAGTAATAATGAAATCCGACCAATTTATC
Protein-coding regions in this window:
- a CDS encoding serine/threonine-protein kinase, yielding MDRDAFSLGFPRKIGEYEITCLLHQGVKSSVFLASHSEITGPLVLKAVSFSDNSMLKDRVLKEARIIGMVSHPNVVKFHDYGYWDQGAYIAMEFAGGKNLRELLLRKTLSLKEIVTIVEKLCCALSYLHSQGILHKDLKPENILFSSRGEVKIIDFGIASLSYETNFYQKPYVIGSLSYMSPEQKDNKLVGCTTDIYSLGVIIYEMVLGGFSQGQICLNLVPKGLRTILAKALQHDPTKRYQSIVEFLSELKDYAASDDLLRDLRPVDKLCELNDKLRNEQKNLNVLHHDLDPFIQAEVFKNEFDVFSGIYFENFLTCKNDYRLILVEPDNEADIFELVRVKAAVSFCHSIEDEQEFIKAINKQITDMHTGAERKRYAYSFVSVSSKTRRMNYFSCGRKPLWLLSQGRLREFESEGDYLGTSYEFRCSGVKIPWKTEDCVVITSSGCSETERAILMKDLLQNYLESSCFQNSVQGFVKDKNALTIVSLKRTK
- the sctQ gene encoding type III secretion system cytoplasmic ring protein SctQ codes for the protein MTTNAEPTLSWLHKRNESMISFMVKDKDSVPLFPKEAFIHFIKEFFKLEVFDFSLEKRGWIEAGEELLNMEKDPLVQPLSMGPAEKSDFLCVTTEEDLKASMAVVFEDPSLANFFYEKDKLVGFHYYFMTELCHAVQSSGWYPSLTVKLADEVRFDVPLIQEKRFVLDATCHLSNANFKLRFLIPESTFHSWNVFFAGLNATFDISRVEKTLPLVCSLEIGHTVLLMNDWQKVTKGTFILLDSCLYDSETGEGGAFLCFGGKALFGGKFLKEDGGRFKITNYPTMGFNMEDSELDQINEEDIEVKNESDSSSKSAQEALGKIPLNLIIEVAKYNTTVEEFLKLTPGSILDLGVHPEQGVNLVVNGLKVGRGEVISLGDVLGVRVLELWK